The following DNA comes from Flavisolibacter ginsenosidimutans.
AATCACAAACTGCCTGTTTTCCTGCCGGTAAGAGCTGAGGCTGACTTCTACCGGAAACGTGCTGGCATCTTTCCGTTGACCGTGCAGATCACGTCCCGAACCCATCTCGCGGTTTTGTGGATGATGATAAAAGCCATCGCGCAACGGCACGTGGCCCACACGGTAGCGGCTGGGCAGAAGCACTTCCACTTTCTGCCCGATTAATTCTTCGGATGCGTAAGCAAACATGCGGCAGGCGGCAGGATTTACCAACACGATGTTCGCCTGTTGATCGGCCAGCACAATGCCTTCGGTTGCGTTTTCGAACAAAGAGGTCATGTGCGATTTATCCATTTGCATGTGCCGCAACAAGCCTTTGATGTAAAGAACAATTAGCGTGGTGAACAAAACGAGAATGAGCACAAAAAAATATTCGGCCCACAGACCCGATTCGCCCTTTACCGATACCCGCCAAAACAGAAAGCCGAGAACCACAAGGCTGCTTCCCACACCGGCAATAACGGTAGCATCGCGTGATTGCACAAAGACCGAAAGAAAGATAACCACCAACAAACCGCTTAGGGTAATGCTGTAGCCGGGGAGAAAGGACGCGAGCACCAATGTAATGACGAAAACAAACATTGCGTAAATGCTGGCTTGCCGGCTTGAGAGTTGGGGCATCGTATTAATCTGCTTGATTCGCAAACTTAAAACAGAGGCCTCAAACCTGAAGCAAGGTTTTTTCCATCGCCAATACTTTGGGGTAAAGAACGTTGTTCTCCAGGTGCGTGTGTTGCGTCAGGTCGGCATCAAAGGCTTTCAGCTTGTGATAAATGACCCTGTGATTGGTACAGGCATCGTCGGTAAAGCGGTAATTGTTTGTTTGCTGGCGCAGTGAGAGCAACAAAGAGCTTACGCGGTTGTGTTCTTTGCTGATTGTTTCCACCAAAGGTTTGCGCATGGTGCGCACAAACAAGTGACCGTAAGCTTCCTTGCGTTCATACGTGTTGCTGACCTGCTTTAAATACGGGAATATGCTTTCTTCTTCGGCCTCGGTATGCTCCAGCAAAACGGCGGCAAGGTTTTGAAAGGTTTCTTCCACAGCCGCCAGGTAAGGATATTTTTTTAAATGTCCCGCAACAAAAGAATTCAGGGTTTGGGTAAGCAAGGGTATGGCCTTTTTTAAATAGCTGTGGTGAACGTAAATGATGTAGTCGAGCAGAAACAGAACGGGCCATTCGTTAAACTGTAAAGCGTTTGGAAGGCTTATTGTTTTGGTGGCTTCGTTTAGTTCAGTCTCCAACAATTCAAGGTTTATGTTTTTTGCGGCGCAGGCTTCTTGCAGCGGCAAGTTGCCGCCACAACAATAATTGATGCCCCATTTTTTGAAAACATCGGCAAGACGATAATCATCTCTTACCATTTGTGATACGGTTGGTAGCGCGGTGGCTTTTTCTATTTGCATATCGGTCGTTAAAGTCTGTTGGTTTGTAAGCTGTAGCAATGCTTTTTATAAAATGTTCTTTGTCGCCATGCAGTAAATCGTTAATGCTGGCGGAGGACAATAATGCCTGCAAGCGTTGGCGAAGGCCGTGCATCTGCTCATGAACGGGACAAGGATTGTTCACATCGCAATCCTGCAGACGCAAAACGCATTTGTTAAACATGTCGGTGCCGTCGGTTATCTCCGCCAAAAACGATAGAGACAGGCTTCGCGTCTTTTCGTTCACAGTAAAGCCACCGGTTTTCCCTTTCGAAGAAGCAAGTACGCCGGCCTTCACGAGGTTTTTCAAAATCTTGCTCATGAAGTATCGCGGCGCGGACAGTTGTACCGCAATTTCTTCGGCCTGCACAAATTGTTTGCTGTCCTGCATCAATGTGATATACAACACACCTCGCACCGCATAACCAAAGGATTTTGAAAACAGCATACGCCACAGTTAGCGACAAATCTATTTTCTGTTTGCAGGGGGAAAGATGATTTTTGTCAGCCAGAAGTTTGATACAACTTAGCTTGTGTCAAAATACAGCGGCCGAATTTGCGGCATTTGTTTTTGTAAAAGAACCGGCGTGGCCGCGTGGAATGTTTCTTGCTGAAAAAGCTTCGGATTATGCAAAAAGATAAGCGCTTTTGGATCGGACTTGGTTTATTGAATTTAGGATTGGTGGCTATGTTTGGCTTGCTCATGCGCAGCAAGATTCTTTTCTCTATTCCTTTTCTTGATTACCGAAACCTGCTGAGTGCGCATTCGCATTTTGCCTTTAGCGGTTGGGTTGGCCTCGTGTTGATTGTGGTTTTGATTTACGATGTAATGTCTCCCAAACTGGCGGAGAAGAAACGGTATCAAGGCGTTTTGTGGGGTCTTGAAATCAGTTCGCTGGGCATGGCATTCACCTTCCCGTTCACGGGCTATAACGCCGTTTCTATCTTTTTTTCCAGCGCTTATATTTTGGTGACCTATGTTTTTGGCTGGCTTTTTTTTAAAGATTTGCGGCAACAGCCGCCACTTCATCCCGTTGTTCGGTGGCTAAGCATTGGCGCAGTTGTGTCGCTGCTTCTGTCTGCCATTGGCCCGCTTGGCTTGTCTTACATTCTTTTTACAAAATCGGGCAACTCCCTGCTCTACCGCGACTCGGTTTACACCTTTTTGCATTTCCAGTACAACGGCTTTTTTACCTTATCTGTTTTTGCCGTTTTCTTTTCCCGGTGGATTAGGAAAGGCTTTTCGCTCCCACCTGCTGCAAAACGGTTCAGTCTTTTGCTGCTTGCTTCGGTTTTTCCAGCTTTGTTTTTGGCGTTGCTTTGGCACAACCAGCTTATTTTTTACGTGCTGGCGGCTATTGGCTGTTTGTGCATTTTAGCCAGCGTCATTTATTTTCTTCCCGAGTTTAAGAAGTCTGCTGCCAGCAATATTATTGACCAACCGCTTGCGAAGGTTTTCTGGACGGCTTCGTTTGTTTCGTTTGCGCTTAAAATGCTGCTCACCATTGGAACCATTTACCCGCCGCTGGGCCATGCTGTTTACGGCGCAAGACCGGTTATCATTGGTTTTTTACACCTTGTATTTTTGGCCTTTGTAAGCTTTTTTATTTTTAGTGTTTTTTTAGAAGAAGGGTATTTTCACCGCCACAAAAAAATCGTTGCGTTTCCATTTTATTTGTTTGGAACAGGCGTGCTTGCAAATGAAAGCCTCCTTATGATACAAGGCCTGGAAATTTTGTTTAAAACCAACAGCAATGTTTACAATTGGTTGTTGTGGGGCGCGGCAATTCTGCTTTTTATCGGCGCCCTGAGTTTAGCTGCTACATTTCATTTTATTAAAACAAGCAAGAAGACGGAAACAAGGTTTGCAACGTCCGTTTGAGCAATCTAATTTCACTTTATCAAACCAACCGTTGCACGATTGATGCTCTCTTTTGAGCTAGCATTTTCTGTACCTTATCGTTTGGAACGTTAACGCAAGCGAGGCATCAAACCAGCTAAGATTTTACTGCAAAAGAAAACCCGGTCACAATCTGGTGACCGGGTTTTCTTTTTCTTTTGTATAGTCCGAAAATAAGTGTCTTTTGTTTCGGAGCGCCTGACAAGAACTTATTTCTTGCCGTCGTTGTTGCGCATGAATTCAAGCACAGAGCGGGCATCGGTTTCGCTGAGGCTTTGGTTGGGCATGCGCACCAAGCATTCTTCCAGCAATTTTTGGGCTGCCGGATCTTTTTCAATCATTTCATCGGTGTTGGTTACAAAGTTCATAATCCATTCCGGCGTGCGGCGATCGGTTACGCCTTTCCAGCCCGGACCAACAAGTTTTTCATCTGTCAGCTTGTGGCAGCTCTGGCATTTTACATCGTAAGTGCTTTTGCCGGCTGCTATCATTTTATCGTCCAGTGGATGCGTGAGTTGAACGCTTTGGTGAGAGCCAATTCCCTTGGTAGCATCACCCGAAGCGGCTGTGTTACCCGTTGTTGTAGTGCTTTGTGCAGAGGATGAACTATCGGCCGAAGCAGATTTATTATTGCCGGCAGAATTACAGGCAATCAGACCGCTTACTGCGGCAATGAAAAGGAAAGAAACCGAACGCTTTTGATTCATAATAGTTGATTTAGTGATTCTGGAATTGCTGTTTTAGAGCAGATAAAATTGTGCCACGAAGGTCATAAAAAAACCTGAGCAAAATCAGTTGTTGCAATGATTTAAGATACGCATGTCTTTTGATGAACCTGCTGTTATAGTTTTTGGCTGACGAAATCAATAGAGTTGTCATTCCGTGCTTTCAATCCGGACATAAGTTTTTTGCCGTGACATTGGGTAGTTCTTGTTGTTGTTGTTCAACCCTTTTCAGCAGCAAAACAGCGGACTTGGCCGTTTAGGGCTGATCACTTTATATGCGACACCAAGTCTTTATAACCAGAAATAAATAACCACTCTCTGTTTAAAAATTGAGTAGCTAAATCTACAAAATGCTCAACAGTAAGCGAGAATAATACCTTATGCATTTAACCTAAATTCTGTATTCTACCCTTTGGCGGGCCTTGTGCCACAACGATAAATGATTTATGGAGGCGACAACTGCTTTAGGGCTTACTTATAAAAAGTGCAATTTTTACTGGCGGCAAAAGACTTTTCCAACGTGAGAAATATCATCTTTTGCGATGATGGACATCACAGCTCATGGGTATTGGCACAAATACATTTGTGCTTTAAAGACACGGATGTCTTTTAAACATTTAAAGAGCATTATGAAAACAAAACTGTCTTTGCTTCTCTTTTTCTTTTCTGCTTTTATGATTGAAAGCTGCGTGAGCAAAACACCCACGCACAAAGAAAAGTTAGACCTGCAGGAACTGACTAAAAACCAGCCAGAAGAACACGGCGCGGAAGTAAAGCCAGGCGATATTCAACTCACGTATCCACTAAACGACCAATGGGTGACCGAAGGCAAAAGTATTTACGATGTAAAATGTTCTTCCTGTCATAAGCTAACAGACGAAAAGCTCGTTGGTCCGGGCTGGAAAGGCGTAACCAAAAGAAGAAGCCCCGAATGGATCATCAACATGGTAACCAACGTGGACATGATGCTGGAAAAAGACCCCGTAGCGCAACGCCTGCTGGAAGATTGCTTAGTGAGGATGCCCAATCAAAACTTAAACCGTGACGAAGCAAGAAAGGTGTTGGAGTTTCAACGGAAGAACGATGGCGAATAGCGCACCGAACGCACACGAGTGCCCTTCGGCATGCTCAGGATAAACTTGCAACGGATGTTAAATAGATAGGCGAACCTCTGGTCCCAAAAAATAACAACGCAAAATTTTAAACCCAATTATATGTATATGTCTCATCGAAAACTAATGGCCTCGCTTGCATTGACCGCTGTTGCTGCGGGCGCCTTGTACAGTTGCAAGCCCAAAGGCGCACAGGCAGCCGTAAGCGGCGACGCGGCGGAAAAAGCATACGTTGCTCCCGGCAAGTACGACGAGTTTTACAACATCGTCTCTGGCGGCTTCAACGGACAGCTTGGAATCTATGGCATCCCTTCGGGACGCTTGTTTCGCGTTGTGCCCGTGTTTTCGCAATCAACCGAAAGCGGCTACGGCTTTAGCGAAGAAACAAAGCCCATGCTGAATACCTCTCATGGCTTTGTGCCCTGGGACGATCTTCACCACCTTGCTATTTCGGAAACGAACGGCGAACACGATGGACGATGGGTTTTTGTTAATGGCAACAACACGCCCCGCATTGCCCGCATTGACCTCTCAACATTCCGTACGGCGGAAATCATTGAGATTCCGAACAGCGCCGGCAATCACTCCTCTCCTTTCATCACCGAAAACTCCGAGTACGTTGTTGCCGGCACACGCTTCTCCGTTCCGCTGGACGACCAGAACGGCGACGTACCCATCAACACGTACAAGCAAAACTTTCGCGGCACGGTGAGCTTTATTCATCCTGACCCCACCACAGGCAACATGAGCATTGCCTTCCAAATTAAAACACCTGGCGTCAACTTCGACCTTGCCCGTGCGGGCAAAGGCAAGTCGCATGGCTGGATGTTTTTTAGCTGCTACAACACCGAAAAAGCAAACACGCTTTTGGAGGTGAACGCATCGGCTAAAGACAAAGACTTCATCATGGCGGTGAACTGGAAGAAAGCAGAAGAATATTTAAAGGCCGGCAAAGGCAAAAAAGAAGCCGTGAAGTATGCGCACAACGTGTACAACGAAAGTACGCACACTGCCACTTCAACCATGATGAACGAAGTAACGACGCTTGATCCGAAAGAGTGCCCGGACATGCTGTACTTCATTCCTTGTCCTAAATCACCGCACGGTTGCGACACCGATCCTACCGGCGAATACATCGTTGGCTCGGGTAAACTTGCCGCGTTGATTCCTGTATTTTCTTTCACAAAAATTCAGCAGGCCATTGCCAACAAAACCTACGACGGTGATTATGACGGCATCCCTGTAATCAAATACGACGCGGCCCTGTACGGCGAAGTACAAAAGCCCGGCCTCGGCCCTTTGCACACCGAGTTTGACGGCAAGGGTAATGCGTATACCTCCATGTTCGTTTCATCTGAGATTGTGAAATGGAACATCAAAGATTTGAAAGTGCTTGACCGCGTGCCGACGTATTATTCAATCGGTCACTTGTCAATACCCGGCGGCCCTACGGCGAAGCCTTACGGCAAATACGTGATTGCGTACAACAAAATCACCAAAGACCGTTACCTGCCCACTGGCCCCGAATTGACGCAAAGCGCACAGCTTTACGACATCAGCGGCGACAAGATGAAGTTGATTCTTGACTTTCCCACAAACGGCGAGCCTCACTATGCCGAAGCCATTCCAGCTTCGATGCTTATGAGCAAGCAGCGCAAGATTTATAAGATAGAAGAAAATATGCACCCCTTTGTAGCCAAAGGCGAGGGTCAAACAAAAGTAGTACGCAACGGCAACAGGGTTGATGTGTACATGACGGCCATCCGGTCGCACTTAACACCCGACAACATTGAAGGCGTGAAAATTGGCGACGAAGTCTTTTTCCACGTAACCAACCTGGAACAAGACTGGGACGTACCTCACGGCTTCGCTGTAAAAGGCGCCAACAATGCGGAGATTTTAATCATGCCCGGCGAAACGCAGACACTCGCGTTCAAGCCCGACAGAGTTGGCATCTTTCCTTTCTATTGCACGGATTTTTGCTCGGCGCTGCACCAGGAGATGCAAGGATATTTGAGAGTATCGCCTGCCGGAAGCAACGTGGCACTTTTGTTCAGCACAGGTAAAAACAACGGCGCTACCGCAAACCCTGCTGACAGCTCAAAAGCAAAAACAACCAAACCTTAAACAATAGTCCGATCCGTCCGGAGCGAAATGCTCCGGACGGTTGACGGACATTTCTTCCACCTGATTAAAAAATTTTATGAGAAAAATTTTTGTTCTTGGATTAGCCTCGCTTCTGTTGTGGTCCTGCAATTCGGGAAACACAACAACAGAGACAACAAAAACCAATACTCCTGAAGAACAAACCCGCGCCGGCCAATCAGCCGTTAAGGATGATGAATCTGCAAAAGACGTGGTAAAAGTAGCCGCCGGTTCGCCCGACCACACCACGCTTGTTGCGGCAGTAAAACAAGCCGAATTGGTAGATGCTTTGTCCAACGCCGGACCGTTTACGGTATTCGCTCCTACCAACGCAGCTTTTGAAAAATTACCAAAAGGCACCGTGGAAGATTTGATGAAACCCGAGAACAAAGCAAAGCTGCAGGACATTTTGCAATACCACGTTTATGTGGGAAGTCTTAAAACCGATTTGATGCAGGACGGACAAACCTTAAACGAAGTAAACGGTGGCAACATCACCATCAGCAAATCGGCCGATGGAAAAATAACCATCAACAACAAGGCACACATCGTTGCGTCCATTCCCGCTTCTAACGGCATCATTCACGTAGTAGATGAAGTGCTGCTGCCACCGGCCAAATAAAAGTCCAGTGAAATTTTGAATGCTTAGCAAAAAGGAAAGGCTTCGAAAGCCCGGAAAACTGTAAAACCATTGTATGAAAAAGATGCGCATTTCTTCCCGTTTGTTAATCGCTTTTGCCTCGCTGGCCATGACGGCTGTTTTCTTTTTGCCCGTTTGGTTTATCTTTTTGATTGCGCCGCAATACCCCGAAGGTCTGACGATGCAAA
Coding sequences within:
- a CDS encoding DUF542 domain-containing protein gives rise to the protein MQIEKATALPTVSQMVRDDYRLADVFKKWGINYCCGGNLPLQEACAAKNINLELLETELNEATKTISLPNALQFNEWPVLFLLDYIIYVHHSYLKKAIPLLTQTLNSFVAGHLKKYPYLAAVEETFQNLAAVLLEHTEAEEESIFPYLKQVSNTYERKEAYGHLFVRTMRKPLVETISKEHNRVSSLLLSLRQQTNNYRFTDDACTNHRVIYHKLKAFDADLTQHTHLENNVLYPKVLAMEKTLLQV
- a CDS encoding c-type cytochrome; the protein is MKTKLSLLLFFFSAFMIESCVSKTPTHKEKLDLQELTKNQPEEHGAEVKPGDIQLTYPLNDQWVTEGKSIYDVKCSSCHKLTDEKLVGPGWKGVTKRRSPEWIINMVTNVDMMLEKDPVAQRLLEDCLVRMPNQNLNRDEARKVLEFQRKNDGE
- the nosZ gene encoding Sec-dependent nitrous-oxide reductase, whose translation is MSHRKLMASLALTAVAAGALYSCKPKGAQAAVSGDAAEKAYVAPGKYDEFYNIVSGGFNGQLGIYGIPSGRLFRVVPVFSQSTESGYGFSEETKPMLNTSHGFVPWDDLHHLAISETNGEHDGRWVFVNGNNTPRIARIDLSTFRTAEIIEIPNSAGNHSSPFITENSEYVVAGTRFSVPLDDQNGDVPINTYKQNFRGTVSFIHPDPTTGNMSIAFQIKTPGVNFDLARAGKGKSHGWMFFSCYNTEKANTLLEVNASAKDKDFIMAVNWKKAEEYLKAGKGKKEAVKYAHNVYNESTHTATSTMMNEVTTLDPKECPDMLYFIPCPKSPHGCDTDPTGEYIVGSGKLAALIPVFSFTKIQQAIANKTYDGDYDGIPVIKYDAALYGEVQKPGLGPLHTEFDGKGNAYTSMFVSSEIVKWNIKDLKVLDRVPTYYSIGHLSIPGGPTAKPYGKYVIAYNKITKDRYLPTGPELTQSAQLYDISGDKMKLILDFPTNGEPHYAEAIPASMLMSKQRKIYKIEENMHPFVAKGEGQTKVVRNGNRVDVYMTAIRSHLTPDNIEGVKIGDEVFFHVTNLEQDWDVPHGFAVKGANNAEILIMPGETQTLAFKPDRVGIFPFYCTDFCSALHQEMQGYLRVSPAGSNVALLFSTGKNNGATANPADSSKAKTTKP
- a CDS encoding c-type cytochrome — translated: MNQKRSVSFLFIAAVSGLIACNSAGNNKSASADSSSSAQSTTTTGNTAASGDATKGIGSHQSVQLTHPLDDKMIAAGKSTYDVKCQSCHKLTDEKLVGPGWKGVTDRRTPEWIMNFVTNTDEMIEKDPAAQKLLEECLVRMPNQSLSETDARSVLEFMRNNDGKK
- a CDS encoding fasciclin domain-containing protein is translated as MRKIFVLGLASLLLWSCNSGNTTTETTKTNTPEEQTRAGQSAVKDDESAKDVVKVAAGSPDHTTLVAAVKQAELVDALSNAGPFTVFAPTNAAFEKLPKGTVEDLMKPENKAKLQDILQYHVYVGSLKTDLMQDGQTLNEVNGGNITISKSADGKITINNKAHIVASIPASNGIIHVVDEVLLPPAK
- a CDS encoding RrF2 family transcriptional regulator; amino-acid sequence: MLFSKSFGYAVRGVLYITLMQDSKQFVQAEEIAVQLSAPRYFMSKILKNLVKAGVLASSKGKTGGFTVNEKTRSLSLSFLAEITDGTDMFNKCVLRLQDCDVNNPCPVHEQMHGLRQRLQALLSSASINDLLHGDKEHFIKSIATAYKPTDFNDRYANRKSHRATNRITNGKR